One Elusimicrobiota bacterium genomic region harbors:
- a CDS encoding N-acetylmuramoyl-L-alanine amidase: protein MRRFFLVFFYLGFHIFNNCVFASTEIKKVNVIKEDKPACTLDLFLIDGMGYVSTDDIANIYNAKINWYPTSKKVILTLNSKEVIFKIGSQKVIIDNTERLMKKPARLEKGKLLIPLEFLLTKGFSQISGFFNEWDYRRLSFRIIVMPDIFPPRHYSYRDKTRIVIQAAEKKEMQLDFSKEKNILIKTYKSKIDAEKSSITINDGVVNNITATNLERDVLFNIELGTYSGKCETFTLSSPFRLIVDIERTVETESVLPGYVLGLAPSVTGFSEASAAPEVISSQEEKEKIVPAVSSPVLSHKAKKIVIDAGHGGEDPGAIGPRDTKEKDINLSVAKRLAEVLKENGYEVYMTREDDTFIPLSDRTKFANKVMADLFISIHCNASISNNTSGFEIYFLSEKASDSAAEAVANMENSVIAMEKHNAVVKGDIGKLLRSMAVNEFMNESSSLCGVINKEVCTNFENLCSLGIKQANFYVLRGATMPAILVEIAFLSNVKEEKLLNQKKFQKKMVQSIFNGIELYEKQTTK, encoded by the coding sequence ATGCGCCGATTTTTTCTTGTTTTTTTCTATTTAGGTTTTCATATTTTTAATAATTGCGTTTTTGCTTCAACAGAAATAAAAAAAGTTAATGTTATAAAAGAAGATAAACCGGCATGCACATTAGATCTTTTTTTAATAGATGGGATGGGGTATGTATCAACTGATGATATCGCCAATATCTATAATGCTAAAATAAACTGGTATCCAACCTCAAAGAAAGTAATACTTACCCTTAATAGCAAAGAAGTGATTTTCAAAATTGGTTCCCAGAAAGTAATTATTGATAATACTGAACGGTTGATGAAGAAGCCTGCGAGATTAGAGAAAGGAAAGCTTTTGATTCCGCTGGAGTTTTTGCTTACTAAGGGCTTTTCACAGATTTCAGGTTTTTTCAACGAGTGGGATTACAGGCGTTTAAGTTTTAGAATAATTGTGATGCCCGATATATTTCCACCCAGACATTATTCTTACCGGGACAAAACACGGATTGTGATTCAGGCGGCAGAAAAAAAAGAAATGCAGCTGGACTTTTCGAAAGAAAAAAATATTTTAATAAAGACTTATAAGAGTAAAATTGACGCTGAAAAATCTTCAATTACTATAAATGACGGAGTAGTTAATAATATTACTGCAACCAACTTAGAGCGGGATGTTTTGTTTAATATAGAACTTGGTACGTATTCCGGTAAATGTGAAACTTTTACATTATCGTCTCCTTTTCGTCTTATAGTTGACATTGAAAGGACAGTTGAAACAGAATCAGTTCTTCCAGGTTATGTTTTGGGACTTGCTCCTTCTGTTACAGGTTTTTCGGAAGCAAGTGCTGCTCCCGAAGTTATATCATCACAGGAAGAAAAAGAAAAAATAGTTCCGGCAGTATCTTCACCTGTCTTATCGCATAAGGCAAAAAAGATAGTTATTGATGCCGGGCATGGCGGTGAAGACCCGGGTGCAATAGGACCAAGGGATACTAAAGAAAAAGATATAAATCTTTCAGTCGCTAAGAGGTTAGCGGAAGTTTTAAAAGAAAACGGTTATGAAGTTTATATGACAAGAGAAGATGATACTTTCATCCCGCTTTCTGACAGAACAAAATTTGCCAATAAGGTTATGGCTGATCTTTTTATAAGCATTCACTGTAATGCATCTATATCCAATAATACATCAGGATTTGAAATATATTTTTTATCTGAAAAAGCAAGTGATAGTGCTGCTGAAGCAGTTGCAAATATGGAGAATTCGGTTATTGCCATGGAGAAACACAATGCTGTCGTTAAAGGAGACATAGGGAAATTGCTCCGTTCAATGGCAGTAAATGAATTTATGAACGAATCTTCTTCTTTATGCGGGGTTATAAATAAAGAGGTTTGTACAAACTTTGAAAATTTATGCAGTCTTGGCATAAAACAGGCAAACTTTTATGTTTTAAGAGGAGCTACAATGCCGGCAATTCTTGTCGAAATTGCCTTTCTATCAAATGTAAAAGAAGAAAAACTTTTAAATCAAAAGAAATTTCAGAAAAAGATGGTACAATCAATTTTTAACGGGATAGAATTATATGAAAAACAAACAACAAAGTAA
- the aroC gene encoding chorismate synthase translates to MIRYVTAGESHGKSLTAILEGIPSGLELTEDFINSELFRRQKGFGRGKRMQSIEKDKILVTSGIRHGKTIGSPIAMTILNKDWENWKTIMSLDINDYDEKFRLSRPRPGHADLAGVIKYNSDDIRNILERASARETAARVAVGAVCKKYLNEFNIKIVSFTKEIGGICAPAVKLGIEDIIKLAEDSPVRCLNGKSEKLMMKVIEKAKKNGDTVGGIFTVIVDGIPVGLGSHTQWDLKLDARLAYAVMSIQAIKGVEIGLGFEIAKRPGSRVHDEIFYNESTGYLRKSNNAGGIEGGISNGEQIVISAAMKPIPSLGKPLHSVDIKTKVEVNAQIVRSDVCAVPSAGVIGEAVVSVEIAKAFSEKFGGDSIEETKLNYSNYVRMIKDK, encoded by the coding sequence ATGATTAGATATGTAACTGCCGGTGAATCCCATGGTAAATCTTTAACTGCTATTTTGGAAGGGATTCCATCCGGGCTTGAATTAACTGAAGATTTTATAAATAGCGAACTTTTCCGCAGGCAAAAAGGTTTTGGAAGAGGCAAAAGAATGCAGTCTATTGAAAAAGACAAGATTCTGGTTACCTCAGGTATCCGTCATGGTAAAACAATAGGTTCTCCGATTGCTATGACTATTTTAAACAAGGACTGGGAGAACTGGAAGACCATAATGTCGCTTGATATTAATGATTATGACGAAAAATTCAGATTAAGCCGTCCCCGTCCCGGTCATGCTGATTTAGCAGGGGTTATTAAATATAATAGTGATGACATACGTAATATTCTGGAAAGGGCTTCTGCAAGAGAAACTGCTGCCCGTGTTGCGGTTGGTGCTGTTTGTAAAAAATATTTAAATGAGTTCAATATAAAGATTGTTTCCTTTACAAAAGAAATTGGCGGTATTTGTGCGCCTGCTGTTAAACTTGGAATTGAAGATATTATAAAGTTGGCCGAAGATTCACCTGTCAGATGTCTTAACGGAAAATCAGAAAAATTGATGATGAAAGTAATTGAAAAAGCTAAAAAAAACGGTGATACGGTAGGCGGGATATTTACGGTTATAGTAGACGGTATTCCGGTAGGTCTTGGCAGTCATACTCAGTGGGATTTAAAATTAGATGCCAGGCTAGCATATGCTGTCATGTCGATTCAGGCGATAAAAGGAGTGGAAATAGGACTGGGTTTTGAGATCGCTAAAAGGCCGGGTTCCCGGGTCCATGATGAAATATTTTATAATGAAAGTACCGGTTATTTGAGAAAATCAAATAACGCAGGCGGAATTGAAGGCGGTATTTCCAATGGTGAACAGATAGTTATAAGTGCTGCTATGAAACCTATTCCCTCTTTAGGAAAGCCTCTGCATTCTGTTGATATTAAAACTAAAGTGGAAGTAAATGCTCAGATTGTTCGTTCTGACGTTTGTGCAGTTCCTTCTGCCGGTGTCATAGGGGAAGCCGTTGTATCTGTTGAAATTGCAAAAGCTTTTAGTGAAAAATTCGGCGGTGACTCAATTGAAGAAACAAAGCTTAATTATTCAAATTACGTTAGAATGATAAAGGACAAATAA
- the queC gene encoding 7-cyano-7-deazaguanine synthase QueC, which produces MKMKRDKAIVLLSGGLDSSVVLFTNKEKYECHCLGYDYGQRHNREIKSAEKIAAIAGCDYKIVRISFPWKGSPLIDKSKKIPYNDSSGIGKSIPSTYVPGRNTVFLSYALSFAETIGAKKILIGVNAVDYSGYPDCRPEYYKYFNKMLSVGTRDRNIKIETPIIYKTKKDIVKLGLKYAVPLELTWSCYSGEKKPCGKCDACVLRAKGFSEANMEDPLL; this is translated from the coding sequence ATGAAAATGAAACGAGATAAAGCTATTGTGCTTTTGTCAGGAGGGTTAGATTCCTCTGTTGTGCTATTTACTAATAAGGAAAAATACGAGTGCCATTGTCTCGGGTATGATTATGGGCAACGGCATAATAGGGAAATTAAAAGTGCAGAAAAAATTGCTGCAATTGCAGGCTGTGATTATAAGATTGTAAGAATATCTTTTCCCTGGAAAGGAAGCCCGCTTATTGATAAAAGTAAAAAAATTCCGTATAATGATTCATCGGGAATCGGCAAGTCTATTCCTTCGACATACGTTCCCGGTAGAAATACGGTTTTTTTAAGTTATGCACTTTCTTTTGCAGAAACAATAGGTGCAAAAAAGATTTTAATAGGAGTAAATGCTGTGGATTATTCAGGTTATCCGGATTGCCGCCCTGAATATTACAAATACTTTAATAAAATGCTTTCAGTAGGAACAAGGGACAGGAACATAAAGATTGAAACACCCATTATATATAAAACAAAAAAAGATATTGTAAAGTTAGGGTTGAAATATGCAGTTCCTCTTGAGCTGACATGGTCATGTTATTCAGGAGAAAAGAAACCATGCGGCAAGTGCGATGCCTGCGTTTTAAGGGCTAAAGGTTTTTCAGAAGCAAATATGGAAGACCCGTTATTATGA
- a CDS encoding shikimate dehydrogenase, whose protein sequence is MAVWMISSKTKILGLFAYPIGHSLSPLMQNAAIKKMGLDYVYVPFEVKPQALENAVDSIRALGISGVNVTIPHKQNVMKYLDKISGEAAKIGAVNTIINKDGVLSGYNTDYYGFTHSIEEKISLKNKNVFMLGCGGVSKAIALALVNSKIKKLVVSDIDIKKVKELLSCRWAVSKIEFVKTEESPCLIEKSDIFINATPVGMRENDPSPINKKLLRKEMFVYDVVYNRETQLLKDAGKIGANFISGLNMLVYQGAKSLELWTGKKPPVDLMRDILKEALND, encoded by the coding sequence ATGGCGGTCTGGATGATTTCATCAAAAACAAAAATTTTAGGATTGTTTGCTTATCCAATAGGGCATTCTCTTTCGCCGTTGATGCAAAACGCAGCGATAAAAAAAATGGGATTGGATTATGTCTATGTTCCTTTTGAAGTAAAACCGCAAGCCCTTGAAAATGCTGTTGATTCAATCCGTGCCCTTGGCATCAGTGGTGTCAACGTTACAATACCGCACAAACAAAATGTAATGAAATATCTGGATAAAATATCCGGTGAAGCGGCGAAAATAGGTGCGGTAAATACTATTATCAATAAAGACGGTGTTTTGTCCGGATATAATACCGATTATTACGGATTTACCCATTCAATTGAAGAAAAAATCTCTTTAAAAAATAAAAACGTTTTTATGCTTGGTTGTGGAGGAGTTTCAAAAGCAATCGCGCTTGCACTGGTTAACTCTAAAATTAAAAAACTCGTTGTATCGGACATTGACATTAAAAAAGTTAAAGAACTTTTAAGCTGCAGGTGGGCGGTTTCAAAAATTGAATTTGTAAAAACAGAAGAAAGTCCGTGTTTAATAGAAAAGTCGGATATTTTTATAAACGCCACTCCGGTAGGGATGAGGGAAAACGACCCATCTCCTATAAATAAAAAATTACTTAGAAAAGAAATGTTTGTTTATGATGTTGTTTATAACAGAGAAACACAACTATTAAAAGATGCCGGAAAAATCGGTGCAAATTTTATAAGCGGTTTAAACATGCTTGTTTACCAGGGTGCTAAATCACTTGAATTATGGACCGGCAAAAAGCCGCCGGTTGATTTAATGAGAGATATCTTGAAGGAGGCGTTGAATGATTAG
- a CDS encoding competence/damage-inducible protein A → MRIEIICIGSELLFDSVNTDNVYISEKLAAIGLKVSREITAGDDSQELENIFSESINRSNIIIVTGGLGPTFDDITREVVSKVTKKKLIFDKDVMKIVAERFFKRNSKMPKENEKQAYILDGAQIIPNNFGTAPGQILELNEKIIILLPGPPKEIKPMFENTVLPYLKKLFEKGILRAKILHITGLGESAVNEKIKNIIDVERELEGGEVTFTILAKHTGVDMRIMVSGTDEMIIDKTIKNIKTEFYEVLKETIYGEDNQTLEGVVGELLAKKRKTLAIAESCTGGLIANIITNVDGSSLYFKEGVVTYSDISKKRILGVKDETLNKYGAVSEEVAKEMAEGIRTTAKVDFGLSTTGIVGSKPSSTGKPAGLVYIGFASDEGTIVKQFNFFGSRVEIKDRVAAAALDILRRKLI, encoded by the coding sequence ATGCGAATAGAAATAATTTGTATCGGATCAGAGCTGTTATTCGATTCTGTTAATACGGACAATGTTTATATTTCAGAGAAACTTGCAGCTATCGGTTTAAAGGTCAGCAGAGAGATTACTGCAGGCGATGATTCACAGGAACTGGAAAATATCTTTTCGGAATCAATAAATCGTTCCAATATTATTATTGTTACAGGCGGATTAGGTCCGACGTTTGACGACATTACCCGTGAAGTTGTTTCAAAAGTTACAAAAAAGAAACTTATTTTTGATAAAGATGTAATGAAAATTGTTGCTGAACGTTTTTTTAAAAGAAATTCAAAAATGCCGAAGGAAAATGAAAAACAGGCATATATTCTTGACGGAGCGCAAATTATTCCTAATAACTTCGGAACAGCACCGGGTCAAATTTTGGAGTTAAATGAAAAAATTATAATTCTTCTACCGGGTCCCCCGAAAGAAATCAAACCGATGTTCGAAAATACGGTTCTTCCGTACCTGAAGAAACTATTTGAAAAAGGCATTTTAAGAGCAAAAATTCTTCATATAACGGGTCTTGGAGAATCTGCTGTTAATGAGAAAATAAAAAATATTATTGATGTGGAAAGAGAATTGGAAGGAGGAGAAGTAACGTTTACAATCCTGGCAAAACATACAGGGGTTGATATGCGGATAATGGTTTCCGGAACGGACGAAATGATTATCGATAAAACAATAAAAAACATAAAAACTGAATTTTATGAGGTACTTAAAGAGACCATTTATGGTGAAGATAACCAAACACTGGAAGGTGTTGTCGGTGAATTACTTGCTAAGAAAAGGAAAACCCTTGCTATTGCGGAATCGTGTACAGGCGGATTAATTGCCAATATAATTACTAACGTGGATGGAAGTTCGCTATATTTTAAGGAAGGAGTTGTTACATATTCCGACATAAGTAAAAAACGGATATTGGGTGTTAAAGATGAAACGTTAAATAAATATGGTGCAGTATCGGAAGAAGTGGCAAAAGAAATGGCTGAAGGGATAAGAACAACTGCAAAAGTGGATTTCGGGCTTTCAACAACTGGAATCGTGGGTTCTAAGCCGTCATCAACTGGTAAACCTGCCGGTCTTGTTTATATTGGTTTTGCCTCCGATGAAGGAACTATTGTTAAACAATTTAATTTTTTTGGCTCAAGAGTGGAGATAAAAGACAGAGTTGCTGCTGCTGCGCTTGACATTTTGAGAAGAAAACTGATATAA
- a CDS encoding TldD/PmbA family protein — MNNINIFKNIFMKVQKAAGSSAGIEIYAGKTNDTTITWSEGKLEDFYISELQGIGLRIIKDGKVGFSYSNNFNEYAINDLISSAEKNSEFLPADKYVSLARSSKGNPELDVKDEYFGKGKTEQKISILKNMEQSALSNKKIKSVIKIGYSESLGEVFIINSNGLEISSAGTVFSYGISCVAYDKGETQVGGESTVKRIYNQLNFEKTTSEAVKNSVDLLGAKRIKTGNYPVIFNQNVGCEFLGLLESSFSAFAVQKNISLLKGKLNQKVCSAKVNIIDDGTLKDGIATSSYDDEGTPTQKTIIIENGILKNYIYDIYTANKDNTKSTGNASRGYSGNPVPDVSNIYIQHGLTTFENLKKNMNTGIYITETMGMHNADSISGEFSVGVNGFFIENGDIKFPVHGITIAGNILDLFSNIVEAGSDLRFYGSVGSPSLLISKVAVAGE, encoded by the coding sequence ATGAACAATATAAATATTTTTAAAAATATTTTCATGAAAGTGCAAAAAGCGGCGGGTTCGTCTGCCGGTATAGAGATTTACGCCGGTAAAACGAATGATACGACAATTACGTGGTCAGAGGGCAAACTGGAAGATTTTTATATTTCAGAGCTGCAGGGTATAGGACTCAGGATTATAAAAGACGGTAAAGTGGGATTTTCTTATTCCAATAATTTTAACGAGTATGCAATTAACGATTTAATCTCTTCTGCGGAAAAGAACTCGGAATTCCTGCCTGCTGACAAATATGTTTCTCTTGCCCGTTCTTCAAAAGGAAATCCTGAACTGGATGTTAAAGATGAATATTTTGGTAAAGGAAAAACCGAACAAAAGATATCCATACTTAAAAATATGGAACAGTCGGCACTTTCAAACAAGAAAATAAAAAGTGTAATAAAAATAGGTTATTCAGAATCATTAGGAGAGGTTTTTATTATTAATAGTAACGGGCTCGAAATTTCTTCTGCAGGAACTGTCTTTTCGTATGGTATTTCCTGTGTTGCTTATGATAAAGGCGAAACGCAGGTTGGCGGCGAATCGACAGTAAAAAGAATTTATAACCAGTTGAATTTTGAAAAGACAACAAGTGAAGCCGTAAAGAATTCTGTTGACCTTTTAGGAGCAAAAAGAATAAAAACCGGAAACTATCCCGTGATTTTTAACCAAAACGTCGGTTGTGAGTTTTTGGGGCTGCTTGAATCTTCTTTTTCTGCATTTGCTGTTCAGAAAAATATTTCACTTTTAAAAGGGAAACTAAATCAAAAAGTATGTTCAGCGAAGGTTAATATTATTGATGACGGGACTCTGAAAGACGGCATTGCGACTTCTTCTTATGATGACGAGGGGACACCGACACAAAAAACAATAATTATAGAAAATGGAATTTTGAAAAACTACATATATGATATATATACTGCAAATAAAGATAATACAAAATCTACCGGTAATGCATCGAGAGGTTATTCAGGTAATCCGGTTCCCGATGTAAGTAATATTTACATTCAACACGGCTTAACAACTTTTGAAAATTTAAAAAAAAATATGAATACAGGGATTTATATTACAGAAACGATGGGCATGCATAATGCCGATTCGATTTCAGGTGAGTTTTCAGTAGGGGTAAACGGTTTTTTTATAGAAAACGGCGATATAAAATTTCCTGTTCACGGAATAACAATTGCCGGTAATATTTTAGATTTATTCAGTAATATTGTCGAGGCGGGCAGTGATTTGAGGTTTTATGGAAGTGTTGGGAGCCCATCCTTGTTAATAAGCAAGGTAGCAGTCGCAGGAGAATAA
- the murI gene encoding glutamate racemase — MKNKQQSKSRTFINSNANPIGVFDSGVGGLTVIKELIKVLPNEDIIYFGDTARVPYGTKSKDSVVRFSKEIVGFLTEKNVKLILVACNTASAVALNILRKEVKIPVVGVIESGVTAALSSSSRKKIGVIGTEATIRSGAYEKAIRKAAGNCKVINRACPLFVPLVEEGWVDKKVNKIVAGEYLKFMKKSGVDTVILGCTHYPLLKNVIGKILGKKIKLVDSGVEVARNVKKILENKKLLNNRKRFGYRKFFVSDAPAKFKKLGRIFLRRKILVVSKVNVEERYV; from the coding sequence ATGAAAAACAAACAACAAAGTAAATCCAGGACTTTTATAAATAGCAACGCCAATCCAATCGGTGTTTTTGATTCCGGTGTCGGAGGGCTAACAGTTATAAAAGAATTAATAAAAGTTTTACCAAATGAAGATATAATTTATTTTGGCGACACGGCAAGGGTACCATACGGCACGAAATCTAAAGATTCAGTTGTAAGATTTTCAAAGGAAATTGTTGGTTTTCTGACCGAAAAAAATGTAAAGTTAATACTTGTAGCATGTAATACTGCATCCGCAGTTGCGTTAAATATACTTCGCAAAGAAGTAAAAATACCGGTTGTGGGTGTTATTGAATCCGGCGTCACAGCAGCTCTTTCTTCGAGCAGCAGGAAAAAAATCGGTGTGATAGGAACAGAGGCCACGATAAGAAGCGGTGCTTATGAAAAAGCTATAAGAAAAGCAGCCGGAAATTGTAAAGTTATTAATCGTGCCTGCCCGCTTTTTGTACCGCTTGTTGAAGAGGGATGGGTTGATAAAAAAGTAAACAAAATTGTAGCCGGCGAATATTTAAAATTTATGAAAAAATCCGGTGTCGACACGGTAATATTAGGATGCACTCATTACCCGCTTTTAAAAAATGTTATTGGCAAAATATTAGGTAAAAAAATAAAACTGGTAGATTCCGGGGTAGAAGTAGCGAGAAATGTAAAAAAGATTCTGGAAAATAAGAAGTTGCTTAATAACCGGAAACGGTTTGGATATAGAAAATTTTTTGTTTCAGATGCGCCTGCGAAGTTTAAAAAACTTGGCAGGATATTTCTTAGAAGAAAAATATTGGTAGTGTCGAAAGTAAATGTTGAGGAGAGATATGTTTGA
- a CDS encoding polysaccharide deacetylase family protein, which translates to MRKKNVRCPVSNVFFKNKLFVFILFAMLLTLDFGPWTSDCHSSEKIISLTFHDGPNPKSTPQLLKILDDANVKATFFVVGKMAEKYPGLVKEIYKRGHQIANHTYDHKNLNTLSTIEVISELSRTRLLIKEITGVNTYLFTPPGGHYNAKVISDANSCGYKMALWSVFPEDHRNPSPVIYEKVVSDSQDGSVVLLHNGPPDTIDALPKIIEKLKARGFTFTTLSELLSKNKGKHIVYPRD; encoded by the coding sequence GTGAGAAAAAAGAATGTCCGATGTCCTGTGTCCAATGTCTTTTTTAAAAACAAATTGTTTGTTTTTATTTTATTTGCCATGTTATTGACCTTGGACTTCGGACCTTGGACTTCGGACTGTCATTCTTCTGAAAAAATAATATCGCTTACTTTTCACGATGGTCCAAATCCGAAATCTACGCCTCAATTGCTGAAAATTCTTGATGATGCAAATGTCAAAGCGACATTTTTTGTTGTCGGTAAAATGGCGGAAAAATATCCCGGGTTAGTAAAAGAAATATATAAAAGGGGTCATCAAATAGCCAATCATACATATGATCATAAAAATCTTAACACGCTTTCAACTATTGAGGTAATTTCTGAACTTTCAAGAACCCGGCTTTTAATAAAAGAAATTACAGGTGTAAATACCTATCTTTTTACCCCTCCGGGCGGGCATTACAATGCAAAAGTGATAAGCGATGCTAATTCATGCGGTTATAAAATGGCGCTTTGGTCTGTTTTCCCGGAAGATCATAGAAACCCGTCGCCTGTAATTTATGAAAAAGTAGTTTCTGACTCACAGGATGGCAGCGTAGTGCTTTTGCATAACGGTCCTCCGGATACAATAGATGCACTTCCGAAAATTATAGAGAAATTGAAAGCCAGGGGATTTACGTTTACAACGCTTTCGGAATTACTTTCAAAAAACAAAGGAAAACACATTGTCTATCCTCGCGATTGA
- the thpR gene encoding RNA 2',3'-cyclic phosphodiesterase, with the protein MRLFIAVNIKEENKKEVLKIQSTFKESFFDIKWVESENLHLTLKFLGEIAEEKVNPLKEKIKQLVSGIKKFEIDFCRTGVFPNIEFPRVLWIGVEKGETELKNLSQNIETSLEEIGFEKEKKLFSVHLTIGRFRSGKNKEKLKDIIKKVSVEKYEDIVESVFLIRSTLTANGPVYNIIEEFQLR; encoded by the coding sequence ATGCGATTATTTATTGCTGTTAATATCAAAGAAGAAAATAAAAAAGAAGTTTTAAAGATACAGTCAACATTCAAAGAAAGTTTTTTTGATATAAAATGGGTTGAAAGCGAAAATCTGCATTTGACATTAAAGTTTTTAGGTGAGATTGCAGAAGAAAAGGTAAATCCGCTTAAGGAAAAAATAAAACAGCTTGTTTCCGGTATAAAAAAGTTCGAAATAGATTTTTGCCGGACAGGTGTTTTCCCTAATATAGAATTCCCGCGTGTTTTATGGATAGGTGTGGAAAAAGGTGAAACTGAATTAAAAAACCTTTCACAAAATATTGAAACATCACTGGAAGAAATAGGGTTTGAAAAAGAAAAAAAGCTATTTTCAGTACATCTCACTATTGGAAGATTTAGAAGCGGCAAGAATAAGGAAAAGTTAAAAGATATAATTAAGAAAGTTTCTGTTGAAAAATATGAGGATATTGTCGAGTCGGTATTTTTAATCAGAAGTACCCTAACGGCAAACGGTCCTGTTTATAATATAATAGAAGAGTTTCAATTGAGGTAG
- the queF gene encoding preQ(1) synthase, with translation MNKIDSKLLVSMDYEYAGKEIEVVVETDEFTCLCPWSGLPDFAHLKISYIPDKLCIELKSLKLYLQSYRNVGIVHESVVNRVLSDLVKLAKPRKMFIEAIFNIRGGLKTTVRTDYKKR, from the coding sequence ATGAATAAAATTGATTCAAAACTTTTAGTATCAATGGATTATGAATATGCTGGTAAAGAAATTGAAGTTGTGGTTGAGACCGACGAATTTACTTGCCTGTGTCCGTGGTCCGGTCTTCCGGATTTTGCCCATCTTAAAATATCTTATATACCCGACAAACTTTGTATAGAACTTAAATCGCTTAAACTTTATTTACAAAGTTACAGGAATGTCGGGATTGTACATGAAAGTGTTGTTAATAGGGTCCTTTCCGATTTAGTAAAACTTGCCAAACCGAGAAAAATGTTCATAGAGGCGATTTTTAACATACGGGGCGGTTTAAAAACAACAGTCAGAACTGATTATAAAAAGAGGTAA
- the queD gene encoding 6-carboxytetrahydropterin synthase QueD, translating to MFEIFIEDVFSAAHKLRNYHGKCEHLHGHNYMVRVYVSGEKLDKTGILFDFTILKKQLRRTILKLDHKYLNEIKPFDKINPSAENIAKYIYEKLRNNTNRAEYSLNKVSVWETEKNCATYYENETR from the coding sequence ATGTTTGAGATTTTTATTGAAGATGTTTTTTCGGCAGCACACAAGTTGAGAAATTATCACGGGAAATGCGAGCATCTTCACGGGCACAATTATATGGTAAGGGTTTATGTTTCCGGAGAAAAACTGGATAAAACCGGCATACTTTTTGATTTTACTATTCTAAAGAAACAATTAAGAAGAACCATTCTGAAGCTGGATCATAAATATTTGAATGAAATTAAGCCGTTTGATAAAATCAACCCTTCTGCTGAAAATATTGCAAAATATATTTACGAAAAATTAAGAAATAATACTAATCGAGCAGAGTACAGCTTAAATAAGGTTTCTGTCTGGGAAACAGAAAAAAATTGTGCAACGTATTATGAAAATGAAACGAGATAA
- a CDS encoding 7-carboxy-7-deazaguanine synthase QueE, whose translation MMTGKVSEIFSSIQGEGIYAGTPMVFVRFAGCNLQCDYCDTPESRSVVDKKIKILTVKEIAGKIDEEIKKVKNISIISFTGGEPLLQDEIISDVISLFKNKNIKMYLDTNGVLHEKFSKLARTMDYVAMDIKLPSACGKEYWKEHKEFLKTTHKNIFIKIVLTAKSNYEEFKKAVDLIEGIDKSIPLVLQPVTPIGNVKSMPFDMIRALKKLAEEKLENVSIIPQMHKKLGIK comes from the coding sequence ATGATGACTGGAAAAGTATCAGAGATATTTTCATCAATTCAAGGTGAAGGGATTTATGCCGGGACGCCTATGGTTTTTGTAAGATTTGCCGGTTGTAACTTGCAATGTGATTATTGTGATACTCCGGAAAGCCGTTCTGTTGTAGATAAAAAAATAAAAATATTAACTGTAAAAGAAATTGCGGGCAAAATTGACGAAGAAATAAAAAAAGTAAAAAACATTTCAATAATTTCTTTTACCGGCGGTGAGCCGCTTTTGCAAGATGAAATAATTTCAGATGTTATTTCTTTATTTAAAAACAAAAATATAAAAATGTATCTTGATACAAATGGAGTGCTTCATGAAAAATTTTCAAAATTAGCAAGAACAATGGATTATGTTGCTATGGATATTAAACTTCCTTCTGCTTGTGGTAAGGAGTATTGGAAAGAGCACAAGGAATTTTTAAAAACAACACATAAAAATATTTTTATAAAAATTGTATTAACTGCAAAATCAAATTATGAAGAATTTAAAAAAGCAGTCGACCTGATCGAAGGAATTGATAAATCAATTCCACTTGTGCTTCAACCGGTAACTCCTATTGGAAACGTAAAATCAATGCCATTTGATATGATTCGGGCGCTCAAGAAACTCGCTGAGGAAAAGTTGGAAAATGTTTCAATAATTCCGCAAATGCATAAGAAATTAGGAATTAAGTAG